In the Agarivorans sp. Alg241-V36 genome, one interval contains:
- a CDS encoding ClpXP protease specificity-enhancing factor, with product MTPNRPYLLKAFFDWLLDNELTPHLVVDATQANVTVPSQFVNDGQIVLNIAPSAIAAFNMDLQHVSFSARFGGKPFQVYVPMAAVVAIYARENGAGTVFEPEAAYEQVEELESQPEEAVEKDDTPKKPTLTIVK from the coding sequence ATGACCCCAAATAGGCCTTATTTGCTTAAGGCTTTTTTTGATTGGTTGTTAGACAACGAGTTGACGCCACACTTGGTGGTGGATGCTACCCAAGCTAACGTGACCGTGCCTAGCCAGTTTGTCAATGATGGGCAGATTGTTCTCAACATTGCCCCCTCGGCTATTGCGGCTTTTAATATGGACTTACAGCACGTAAGTTTTAGCGCGCGTTTTGGTGGTAAGCCGTTTCAGGTCTACGTGCCTATGGCAGCTGTTGTTGCCATATATGCTCGAGAGAATGGTGCAGGTACTGTGTTTGAGCCAGAAGCTGCTTACGAGCAAGTGGAAGAGCTTGAGAGTCAGCCTGAAGAGGCTGTGGAGAAAGACGATACTCCGAAAAAGCCAACTCTCACCATCGTAAAATAA
- the dolP gene encoding division/outer membrane stress-associated lipid-binding lipoprotein, which translates to MLRIITIVVLAGLLQACAGAVVVGAGVAAGAATDRRTIGTQFDDQTIELQVLNELGKEENIWRESKLSVVALNGRVLVIGQTPNQEYFNQITKVVRDVNGVQQVLNEVRIKEPVSLGVRSNDSWITTKIKFKIYEDSQLPPGKIKVITEDSEVFLIGFVTTEEERLAIDIARHETGVAKVIKVFELIEAS; encoded by the coding sequence ATGTTACGTATCATCACCATTGTTGTTTTAGCAGGGCTGTTACAAGCCTGTGCTGGAGCAGTTGTAGTGGGTGCAGGAGTGGCAGCAGGTGCAGCAACAGACAGGCGCACCATTGGCACTCAATTTGATGACCAAACTATAGAGCTACAGGTACTCAACGAACTGGGTAAAGAAGAGAATATTTGGCGCGAAAGCAAACTGTCGGTAGTGGCACTAAACGGCAGAGTATTGGTAATAGGTCAAACGCCTAATCAAGAGTACTTTAACCAGATTACGAAGGTTGTTCGCGACGTAAATGGTGTACAGCAAGTACTTAACGAGGTTCGTATCAAAGAGCCAGTATCTTTAGGCGTACGTAGCAATGACTCTTGGATTACCACCAAAATTAAATTCAAGATTTATGAAGACAGCCAGCTCCCGCCAGGCAAGATAAAAGTTATCACCGAAGACAGTGAAGTATTTCTTATTGGTTTTGTCACCACAGAAGAAGAGCGCTTAGCCATCGACATTGCCCGCCATGAAACCGGTGTGGCTAAAGTAATTAAGGTATTTGAGCTAATTGAAGCCAGTTAG
- a CDS encoding SIS domain-containing protein has product MQERIKEIFRESIQTKIAAAEALPDAIEKATVIIAQALLNGNKLLIAGNSAGAALAQQFSANLVNRFDTERPSLPALALSTDSSVLSAIANDYSFDEIFAKQIRALGQQGDVLVAISDSGNCRNVIKAMEAAVNRDMTIIALTGKDGGEMAGLLSEQDVEIRVPGEQSVRINEVHLLALNSLCDLVDRTLFPQQED; this is encoded by the coding sequence ATGCAAGAACGAATAAAAGAAATATTTAGAGAAAGCATACAGACTAAAATTGCCGCAGCAGAAGCACTGCCGGATGCGATTGAAAAAGCCACAGTGATCATCGCTCAAGCGTTGCTCAACGGTAACAAACTGCTCATTGCAGGCAATAGCGCAGGTGCAGCGCTTGCTCAGCAGTTTTCAGCTAATCTAGTTAATCGTTTTGATACTGAACGTCCTAGCCTTCCCGCGTTAGCGCTTAGTACCGACAGTTCGGTATTATCTGCCATTGCTAATGATTACTCCTTTGACGAAATCTTCGCCAAACAAATTCGCGCCTTAGGTCAGCAAGGCGATGTACTGGTGGCTATTTCAGATTCCGGTAATTGTCGCAACGTGATTAAAGCCATGGAGGCAGCTGTAAATCGTGATATGACAATTATTGCGCTAACCGGTAAAGACGGTGGAGAGATGGCCGGTTTGCTTAGTGAGCAAGACGTAGAAATTAGAGTGCCGGGTGAGCAAAGCGTGCGTATAAACGAAGTACACTTGCTAGCATTAAACAGTTTATGTGATTTAGTAGACCGTACGTTGTTTCCCCAACAAGAGGATTAA
- a CDS encoding YraN family protein, giving the protein MNKGQAAEQQAANYLSKQGLHLVEQNYHCRRGEIDLICKQGDTWVFVEVKYRKSLSHGGAAAAVDQHKMHRILLSAQHYLQQKNLNQFDTAMRFDVVAIQEQAPYLEWFQNAFGE; this is encoded by the coding sequence TTGAATAAAGGGCAAGCTGCCGAGCAGCAAGCGGCTAACTATTTGAGCAAGCAGGGTTTACATCTAGTGGAACAGAACTATCACTGCCGCCGAGGCGAGATAGATCTAATTTGTAAGCAAGGCGATACTTGGGTCTTTGTGGAAGTAAAGTACCGCAAAAGCCTAAGCCACGGCGGTGCAGCGGCTGCAGTAGACCAGCATAAGATGCACCGCATACTGCTTAGTGCTCAACACTATTTACAACAGAAAAATTTGAACCAATTTGATACTGCAATGCGTTTTGATGTAGTTGCTATTCAAGAGCAAGCACCTTACCTAGAATGGTTTCAGAACGCGTTTGGGGAATAA
- a CDS encoding penicillin-binding protein activator: MKHNLISALRYLSLSLMLLLAACSSGPTKPPIVAIDLPSIAVAPEHNAEFYLDQASIAPVEQTFEWELLAAKAYYQQGMSQAGDAVINSLKQQRDTVEREAGLRLVSAYSQQLQGKYTPALNLLDFDPAWQLPADYWYAYYQSRGEIYQKQNNPLAASGAFIELDRYLAEEDRAANHQTIWQLLKPLTAFTLRSFQQPGNELRNGWLEIVAISNEPKQSPEKLVAKLQTWKTEYPAHPALDYVGGDLAKALSITPYAPQKVAVLLPLSGKYQNNGLAVKDGLVSAFLDGQTEFASDAELVFYDTQSQAMETLYPQLEQDQIDFIVGPLLKSQLRSLLSLAPTQPVFALNDVQAGKQEQQFFFPLSPEDEAKQAAQFMAQREEQNPLLLAPQSSLGKRMAESFTEEWQNHSSSPVDVIYYANRNDLQRAVRKLLHTDASQQRISQFKQILGQDLEAEVRSRSDARSLYLVGNNTETKLIKAFIDVTVSPFSVSPRLYASSRSYDKNDETSENELDGIYISEMPWILEQQSVNAIRHQQLWPSSSDSQKRLYALGYDAYSLISQLAQMRGYSDYQLSGLTGRLSVNQQGLVIRQLTWTQYKDGQLVPLEIQANTLQSQDIE, from the coding sequence TTGAAACATAACCTGATCTCAGCGCTACGTTATCTCAGTTTAAGCCTTATGCTTTTGCTTGCAGCCTGTAGTAGTGGCCCTACCAAGCCACCCATTGTTGCTATCGACCTGCCTTCAATTGCGGTTGCGCCCGAGCATAACGCCGAGTTTTATTTGGATCAGGCCAGCATCGCGCCAGTAGAACAAACTTTTGAGTGGGAACTGCTAGCCGCTAAAGCTTACTACCAACAGGGCATGTCCCAAGCCGGTGATGCGGTTATCAACTCACTTAAGCAACAACGCGATACGGTTGAGCGAGAAGCTGGTTTACGCCTAGTTAGTGCTTACTCGCAACAACTTCAGGGTAAATACACTCCAGCTTTAAACTTGTTAGATTTTGACCCCGCATGGCAGCTACCCGCCGACTATTGGTATGCTTACTACCAAAGCCGTGGTGAGATTTATCAAAAACAAAATAATCCCTTAGCAGCCTCTGGCGCATTTATTGAGCTAGACCGTTATTTAGCAGAAGAAGATCGCGCGGCAAACCATCAAACTATTTGGCAGCTGTTAAAACCTCTGACCGCATTCACTCTGCGCAGTTTTCAGCAGCCAGGTAACGAATTACGCAATGGTTGGCTAGAAATTGTTGCGATAAGCAACGAACCTAAACAATCTCCAGAGAAACTGGTTGCTAAGCTACAAACTTGGAAAACTGAGTACCCTGCTCACCCAGCGCTAGATTATGTGGGTGGAGATCTAGCAAAAGCGCTAAGCATTACGCCTTACGCACCGCAAAAAGTAGCAGTTTTGCTGCCTTTGAGTGGCAAATACCAAAATAACGGTTTAGCAGTAAAAGACGGCTTAGTATCCGCTTTCTTAGATGGCCAGACAGAGTTTGCTAGTGATGCTGAGTTAGTGTTTTACGATACCCAATCCCAAGCAATGGAAACACTTTACCCACAGCTTGAACAAGACCAAATCGACTTCATCGTAGGGCCTCTATTAAAATCACAGCTACGTAGCCTATTAAGCCTTGCTCCTACACAACCGGTGTTTGCTCTTAACGATGTGCAAGCTGGCAAACAAGAGCAACAGTTTTTCTTCCCACTCTCGCCAGAGGATGAGGCCAAGCAAGCCGCTCAATTTATGGCCCAGCGCGAAGAACAAAACCCACTATTGTTAGCGCCTCAAAGCAGCTTAGGCAAGCGTATGGCAGAGTCGTTTACTGAGGAATGGCAAAACCATTCGAGCTCACCAGTAGATGTTATTTACTATGCTAATCGCAATGACCTACAACGAGCAGTGCGCAAACTGTTACATACCGATGCGAGCCAACAACGGATTAGCCAATTTAAACAGATCCTTGGCCAAGACTTAGAAGCAGAAGTTCGCTCTCGCAGCGACGCGAGATCGCTTTACTTGGTTGGCAACAACACTGAAACAAAGCTTATCAAAGCCTTTATTGACGTTACGGTAAGCCCATTTTCGGTAAGCCCTCGCTTGTACGCTAGCTCACGCAGCTACGACAAAAATGATGAGACCAGTGAAAACGAACTTGATGGCATCTACATTAGCGAAATGCCATGGATATTGGAGCAGCAGTCGGTAAATGCTATTCGCCATCAGCAGCTTTGGCCTAGCTCATCAGACTCGCAAAAGCGTTTGTACGCATTAGGGTACGATGCCTACTCGCTTATTAGTCAACTAGCGCAAATGCGCGGCTATTCAGACTACCAACTTAGTGGTTTAACCGGAAGATTAAGTGTTAACCAACAAGGCTTGGTGATTAGACAGCTAACCTGGACTCAATATAAAGATGGCCAACTGGTTCCCTTGGAAATTCAAGCTAACACGCTTCAAAGCCAAGATATTGAATAA
- the rsmI gene encoding 16S rRNA (cytidine(1402)-2'-O)-methyltransferase → MSAVGTLYIVATPIGNLADITLRAIQVLKDVSMIAAEDTRNTGRLLSHYEIGTRCVAVHDHNEQQKIAWLEQQVLAGNDIALVSDAGTPLINDPGYHLVNAFRAKAYPVVPLPGACAAIAALSVAGLPTDRFLYEGFLPAKTKARQERLNLLRQETRTVVYYESPHRILDSLADMVSCLGEERQVVLARELTKTFETIQSLPVGELLAWVKADPNQQKGEMVLIVAGYQKDTEQLPVDALDTLKLLQSELPLKKAAALTAKIYGLKKNALYDYALKHGE, encoded by the coding sequence ATGTCAGCCGTCGGTACCCTATATATTGTGGCCACTCCAATTGGCAATTTAGCAGATATTACACTGCGTGCTATTCAAGTGCTTAAGGATGTGTCGATGATTGCAGCAGAAGACACTCGCAACACTGGTCGCTTATTGAGTCATTATGAAATCGGCACCCGTTGTGTGGCAGTGCACGACCATAACGAGCAACAAAAAATCGCCTGGTTAGAGCAACAAGTATTAGCGGGTAATGATATCGCCTTGGTATCTGATGCTGGAACTCCATTGATTAATGACCCCGGCTATCATCTAGTTAACGCATTTCGCGCGAAAGCTTATCCAGTAGTGCCCTTACCTGGCGCATGTGCGGCAATTGCTGCTTTGTCGGTGGCAGGCCTACCGACTGACCGATTTTTGTATGAAGGTTTTCTACCGGCTAAAACCAAAGCACGCCAAGAGCGCTTAAACCTGCTTCGTCAAGAAACTCGCACGGTGGTGTATTACGAGTCGCCGCATCGGATACTTGATAGTTTAGCCGACATGGTTAGCTGCTTGGGTGAAGAGCGCCAAGTGGTTCTTGCACGTGAGCTGACTAAAACCTTTGAAACCATTCAATCCTTGCCTGTTGGGGAGCTGCTTGCTTGGGTTAAAGCAGATCCAAATCAACAAAAAGGTGAAATGGTGCTGATTGTAGCCGGCTACCAAAAAGACACCGAACAGTTGCCTGTGGATGCCTTGGATACGCTTAAACTATTACAAAGTGAACTGCCGTTGAAGAAGGCCGCTGCGCTTACCGCAAAAATCTACGGTTTGAAGAAAAACGCCCTGTACGATTATGCGCTAAAGCACGGCGAATAA
- the mraZ gene encoding division/cell wall cluster transcriptional repressor MraZ, with protein sequence MLRGASSINLDAKGRMTMPTRYREWLMEECHGQLVCTIDINHRCLLLYPLAEWEEIERKLKRLSSMNPAERRLQRLLLGYADDCEMDKNGRLLIPPPLRQHASLEKKIMLVGQLNKFELWSEEQWQQQIAADIALEEDVDMLTDNLKDFSL encoded by the coding sequence ATGTTACGCGGCGCTAGCTCAATCAACTTAGACGCGAAGGGACGCATGACCATGCCGACCCGCTATCGCGAATGGTTGATGGAAGAGTGTCACGGTCAATTGGTGTGCACCATTGATATCAATCATCGCTGCTTATTGCTTTACCCATTAGCCGAATGGGAAGAAATAGAGCGTAAACTCAAGCGTTTATCGAGCATGAACCCTGCAGAACGTCGCTTGCAGCGTTTGCTATTGGGTTACGCCGATGATTGCGAGATGGACAAAAATGGTCGTTTGTTAATTCCGCCTCCTTTGCGTCAACACGCAAGTTTGGAGAAAAAAATAATGCTGGTTGGCCAGCTCAATAAATTTGAGTTGTGGTCAGAAGAGCAGTGGCAGCAACAAATTGCTGCAGATATAGCCCTAGAAGAGGATGTTGATATGTTAACCGATAACCTAAAAGATTTTTCGCTTTAG
- the rsmH gene encoding 16S rRNA (cytosine(1402)-N(4))-methyltransferase RsmH: MSTEFVHTSVLLQECIDGLAIKEDGIYVDGTFGRGGHSRAILQQLGPNGRLVAIDRDPRAIEAAKQFADDPRFQIVHGPFSGIEQYISELGLAKKIDGVLLDLGVSSPQLDDAERGFSFLRDGPLDMRMDTSQGQTAAQWLTHAAEEDIAWVIKTFGEEKFGKRIAHGIVNAREETPLTSTLQLAKIIDEACPVKDKYKHPATRSFQAIRIYINSELDEIDTALLGAMNSLATDGRLAVISFHSLEDRMVKRFIRKQEKGEQFPRGLPLTEEQLARGRYLKSIGRAIKPSAAEIEVNPRSRSSVLRVAKRL; encoded by the coding sequence ATGAGTACTGAATTTGTTCATACCTCGGTACTACTGCAAGAGTGTATCGATGGCTTAGCCATTAAAGAAGATGGTATTTACGTAGACGGCACTTTTGGCAGAGGTGGGCACAGTCGCGCTATTTTGCAGCAGCTTGGCCCCAACGGTCGATTGGTCGCTATTGACCGAGACCCTAGAGCTATTGAAGCCGCCAAACAATTTGCCGACGATCCGCGCTTTCAAATCGTGCATGGTCCCTTTTCTGGTATCGAACAATATATTAGCGAACTAGGTCTGGCGAAAAAAATTGATGGTGTGCTACTCGACCTAGGGGTTTCTTCTCCGCAACTTGATGATGCCGAGCGCGGATTTAGCTTTTTGCGTGATGGTCCTTTAGATATGCGGATGGATACTTCACAAGGCCAAACCGCTGCACAGTGGTTAACCCACGCCGCTGAAGAAGATATTGCTTGGGTTATTAAAACCTTTGGTGAAGAAAAATTTGGCAAGCGCATTGCCCACGGCATTGTGAATGCCCGTGAAGAGACTCCGCTCACCAGTACTTTGCAACTGGCCAAAATCATTGATGAAGCCTGCCCAGTGAAAGATAAATACAAACACCCAGCTACGCGCAGTTTTCAGGCTATCCGTATTTACATTAACAGTGAGCTGGATGAGATAGACACCGCATTGCTAGGGGCAATGAACAGCTTGGCAACCGATGGCCGCTTGGCGGTGATTAGTTTTCATTCTTTAGAAGACCGCATGGTTAAGCGTTTTATTCGCAAGCAAGAAAAGGGCGAGCAATTTCCAAGAGGCTTGCCCTTGACCGAAGAGCAGCTAGCCCGTGGTCGCTATTTAAAAAGCATTGGCCGTGCGATTAAACCTAGTGCTGCAGAGATTGAAGTGAACCCGCGCTCACGTAGTTCGGTATTGCGGGTAGCAAAACGTTTGTAA
- the ftsL gene encoding cell division protein FtsL, whose amino-acid sequence MDEVSRQPNLLRAILKDVWRNKQHFLLLVAAVVSAFCVVWTTHHTRMFVEQRESLMMSRDALNVEWRHLLIEQNALAEHSRVESIAKKRLDMHRPKIKEQVVITQ is encoded by the coding sequence ATGGACGAGGTTAGCCGCCAGCCCAATTTATTACGGGCGATTTTGAAAGATGTTTGGCGCAACAAACAGCACTTTTTGTTGTTAGTTGCTGCAGTGGTCTCGGCATTTTGTGTGGTGTGGACAACACACCATACTCGAATGTTTGTCGAGCAGAGAGAGTCGTTAATGATGAGTCGTGATGCGCTCAATGTTGAATGGCGACACTTATTAATAGAACAAAACGCATTGGCAGAACATAGCCGCGTAGAGAGCATAGCTAAAAAGCGTTTAGATATGCACCGACCCAAAATTAAAGAGCAAGTGGTAATCACACAATAA
- a CDS encoding penicillin-binding transpeptidase domain-containing protein, whose translation MNAKANKQGLFIHWRFVLVMAVVCLVFTALVSRAAYIQVIAPDKLIYEGDLRSIRTKTGYAERGVITDRLGNELAVSVPVRAIWADPKHVADQNSLDNREAWAALAKVLETDVDSLQQRVSNPKRRFVYLQRQVSAAVADYVTKLKIRGVYLKPESRRFYPTGEVSAHLVGFTNIDDHGLEGIERSYDDWLTGEPGKRKVRKDRLGRVVEDLAVIHQAKQAQNISLSIDQRIQAIAYRELKKAVAETKATSGSVVVLDIDTGEVLAMANSPSFNPNNRNEFQSYRYRNRAITDSYEPGSTVKPLSVIAALEGDHIRSNSMINTSPGWMQIGGRRVRDSRNYGEISLTKVIQKSSNVATSQLALKVGVEGMLDTFYDVGFGNDAGLGLVGESGGQMPQRRRWSDFELATLSFGYGLMVTPLQLAQAYATMGSGGVFRPTSIIKLQQPATGERVFEQNKAQAVLEMMESVIQDGGTGQKAAVPGYRVAGKTGTSRKAVRGGYGDDYVAIFAGVAPVSDPKLAIAVFVNEPQTDRYYGGDVAAPVFSKVMQGGLQYLNVAPDDKTSQVVQLDGGNNGET comes from the coding sequence ATGAATGCGAAGGCAAATAAACAAGGACTGTTCATCCACTGGCGCTTTGTGCTAGTGATGGCAGTGGTTTGCCTAGTATTTACCGCATTGGTGAGTCGTGCCGCTTATATTCAAGTGATAGCGCCTGACAAGCTCATTTATGAAGGTGATTTGCGCTCAATTCGCACCAAAACGGGTTATGCAGAGCGTGGAGTTATTACCGACCGTTTAGGCAATGAGTTAGCCGTGAGTGTGCCAGTGCGCGCCATTTGGGCTGATCCTAAACATGTTGCAGACCAAAACAGCCTAGATAATCGTGAAGCTTGGGCTGCCCTAGCCAAAGTATTGGAAACTGACGTAGATAGCTTGCAGCAGCGTGTGAGTAATCCTAAGCGTCGCTTTGTTTATTTGCAGCGACAAGTTAGCGCAGCTGTAGCCGACTATGTTACTAAACTCAAAATTAGAGGTGTTTATTTAAAACCTGAGTCACGTCGTTTTTATCCTACGGGCGAAGTAAGTGCTCACCTTGTTGGTTTTACCAATATTGATGACCACGGCTTAGAAGGCATTGAGCGCAGTTACGACGATTGGCTAACCGGCGAGCCAGGTAAACGCAAAGTGCGTAAAGACCGCTTAGGCCGAGTGGTAGAAGATTTGGCGGTGATTCATCAAGCCAAGCAAGCGCAAAACATTTCCTTAAGTATTGACCAACGTATTCAAGCTATCGCTTATCGCGAGCTTAAAAAAGCCGTTGCCGAGACTAAAGCCACTTCTGGCAGTGTTGTGGTGCTCGATATCGATACAGGCGAAGTATTAGCGATGGCCAATAGCCCATCGTTTAATCCAAATAACCGCAACGAATTCCAAAGCTACCGTTATCGCAATCGCGCGATTACCGACAGCTACGAGCCCGGTTCTACGGTTAAACCCTTATCGGTGATTGCTGCACTAGAAGGCGACCACATCCGCTCAAACAGTATGATTAATACCAGCCCTGGTTGGATGCAAATAGGTGGACGTAGGGTTCGTGATTCTCGTAACTACGGTGAAATAAGTTTAACCAAAGTGATTCAAAAATCGAGTAACGTTGCCACTAGCCAACTAGCGCTTAAAGTGGGCGTAGAGGGAATGTTAGATACCTTCTACGACGTAGGCTTTGGTAACGATGCTGGCTTAGGGCTAGTGGGCGAATCTGGTGGTCAAATGCCACAGCGCCGCCGTTGGTCTGACTTTGAACTAGCTACCTTGTCTTTTGGTTATGGCTTAATGGTAACCCCTCTGCAACTGGCTCAAGCCTACGCTACCATGGGCTCTGGCGGGGTATTCAGGCCAACATCCATCATTAAATTGCAACAGCCAGCGACAGGTGAGCGGGTGTTTGAGCAAAACAAAGCACAAGCCGTGTTAGAAATGATGGAGTCGGTAATTCAAGATGGCGGCACTGGCCAAAAAGCAGCGGTGCCAGGGTACCGCGTAGCGGGTAAAACTGGCACCAGTCGTAAAGCAGTGCGCGGTGGTTATGGCGATGATTACGTTGCTATTTTTGCTGGCGTAGCACCAGTTAGTGATCCCAAATTAGCGATAGCAGTATTTGTTAACGAGCCGCAAACCGACCGTTATTACGGTGGTGATGTTGCCGCTCCGGTATTTTCAAAAGTAATGCAAGGCGGATTACAGTATTTGAATGTTGCTCCAGATGATAAAACCAGCCAAGTGGTTCAGCTAGATGGAGGCAATAATGGTGAAACCTAG
- the murE gene encoding UDP-N-acetylmuramoyl-L-alanyl-D-glutamate--2,6-diaminopimelate ligase, which yields MVKPSLSALLAKFSVTVAPDISFNHLSLNSREIEQGDIFIAVKGHQVDGRNYIDSAIDAGAVAVLADADDEKSHGQIVWHKQVACIYFWRLNQQLSQLASAAYFPSGNPLTLVGVTGTNGKSTVTHLIANLAKLSGIRAAVMGTLGNGEPGRLVASENTTADAITIQRQLSEMHQHGFELVAMEVSSHGLVQQRVASVPFKVAIFTNLSRDHLDYHGSMAEYGRAKQALFNWPSLECRLINADDGFGKQLLQHYPSAQSLSLEDSTADWQIANLQFSELGASGYLFSPQARHEKVSFQSPLLGRFNADNLLSAIACLQFLGVKLENLLSLLSSLSAVPGRMELFTGKRSVVVDYAHTPDALEKALTALRQHCAGELICIFGCGGDRDKGKRPIMAEVAERLADQVIVTDDNPRFEDPKAIVGDVLLGFNQAAAVSIIHDRSEAIEHALSHSSHKDIILVAGKGHESYQIIGAEVRDYDERAVVKQLLEASA from the coding sequence ATGGTGAAACCTAGTTTGTCTGCATTGCTGGCTAAGTTTTCAGTAACGGTAGCCCCAGATATTAGTTTTAATCACCTTTCTCTAAACAGCAGAGAGATAGAGCAGGGTGACATATTTATTGCAGTGAAAGGTCATCAAGTTGATGGTCGTAATTATATTGATTCAGCAATTGATGCTGGCGCGGTAGCAGTACTTGCTGATGCCGATGATGAGAAATCTCACGGTCAGATTGTGTGGCACAAGCAAGTTGCCTGCATTTACTTTTGGCGCCTAAATCAGCAGCTCTCTCAACTAGCATCGGCTGCGTATTTCCCAAGCGGAAACCCTCTCACCTTAGTGGGAGTGACCGGTACTAATGGTAAAAGCACAGTTACTCACCTAATTGCTAATTTAGCAAAGTTAAGTGGAATTCGTGCAGCGGTGATGGGCACTTTAGGTAATGGAGAGCCGGGTAGGCTTGTTGCAAGTGAAAACACCACAGCCGATGCCATTACCATTCAGCGCCAACTCAGTGAGATGCACCAGCATGGCTTTGAATTGGTTGCCATGGAAGTGTCATCACATGGCCTAGTGCAGCAACGAGTAGCAAGTGTGCCATTTAAAGTCGCCATTTTTACTAACCTTAGTCGCGACCACCTAGATTACCACGGCAGCATGGCCGAGTATGGCCGCGCCAAACAAGCGCTATTTAACTGGCCAAGTTTGGAGTGCCGTTTAATCAATGCCGATGATGGATTTGGTAAACAACTATTGCAGCACTACCCAAGTGCCCAGTCTTTATCTTTGGAAGATAGCACTGCCGATTGGCAGATCGCTAATCTGCAATTCAGCGAGTTAGGCGCGAGTGGTTACTTGTTTAGCCCACAAGCAAGGCATGAAAAAGTCAGCTTTCAAAGTCCGCTATTAGGCCGATTCAATGCCGACAACCTATTAAGCGCAATTGCTTGCTTGCAGTTCCTCGGTGTTAAGTTGGAGAATTTGCTTTCGCTATTGTCTAGTCTTAGCGCGGTTCCCGGTCGAATGGAGTTGTTCACTGGTAAACGCTCGGTGGTTGTTGATTACGCCCATACGCCTGATGCTTTAGAAAAAGCCTTAACCGCCCTGCGCCAACATTGCGCTGGTGAGCTTATTTGTATTTTTGGTTGCGGTGGCGACCGAGATAAAGGGAAGCGTCCGATAATGGCAGAAGTTGCTGAACGTTTGGCCGATCAAGTTATCGTGACCGATGACAACCCGCGCTTTGAAGATCCTAAGGCTATTGTCGGTGACGTATTGCTTGGTTTTAACCAAGCAGCAGCGGTAAGCATTATTCATGATCGCAGCGAGGCGATTGAGCATGCCCTTAGCCATTCTAGCCATAAAGACATTATTTTGGTGGCGGGTAAAGGCCACGAAAGCTATCAAATTATAGGTGCTGAAGTACGAGACTACGATGAGCGCGCGGTAGTGAAGCAGTTACTGGAGGCATCCGCATGA